Proteins encoded by one window of Culicoides brevitarsis isolate CSIRO-B50_1 chromosome 2, AGI_CSIRO_Cbre_v1, whole genome shotgun sequence:
- the LOC134832924 gene encoding dynein light chain 2, cytoplasmic → MSDRKAVIKNADMGEEMQQDAVDCASQALEKYNIEKDIAAFIKKEFDKKYNPTWHCIVGRNFGSYVTHETRHFIYFYLGQVAILLFKSG, encoded by the coding sequence ATGAGTGATCGCAAAGCAGTTATCAAAAATGCCGACATGGGCGAAGAAATGCAACAAGATGCCGTCGATTGTGCTTCGCAGGCTCTCGAGAAGTACAACATCGAAAAGGACATTGCTGCATTTATCAAGAAggaattcgacaaaaaatacaaCCCAACATGGCATTGCATCGTCGGACGTAACTTTGGAAGCTACGTGACTCACGAGACCCGCCACTTTATCTACTTCTACTTGGGACAAGTCGCGATTTTGTTGTTCAAGAGCGgttaa